A single Nicotiana tabacum cultivar K326 chromosome 5, ASM71507v2, whole genome shotgun sequence DNA region contains:
- the LOC107784323 gene encoding uncharacterized protein LOC107784323 isoform X4, with amino-acid sequence MSEGEVKKVSRQDIQLVQNLIERCLQLYMNQEEVVKTLLHQAKIEPGFTELVWQKLEEENPEFFRAYHLRLMLKDQIERFNVLLERQVDAMQMYPTGSIPMSNGSQIRQIPQNSTCQTTDHAGPNVKPENVHQTVNANLSHVCTNGASSLQPCMQTATDVSAHARRIDASSNMILAQSSNLGMLQGVRGEMIKSEAGYSGNLPFLYGTETNILEAHPGITDPSVSSFSSVESNSQPVNETVLDADTSSFGFLGQIPRNFSLSDLTADFSNSSDILESYSGSAYLATDVNNFLDPQGRREYHGTIAPGVKRFCK; translated from the exons GTGCAAAATCTGATAGAAAGATGTCTACAGCTTTATATGAACCAGGAGGAAGTTGTCAAAACCCTCTTACATCAAGCAAAGATTGAGCCTGGTTTCACGGAGCTTG TGTGGCAGAAGCTTGAAGAAGAAAACCCGGAATTTTTCCGGGCATATCATTTAAGGTTGATGTTGAAGGATCAAATAGAGAGATTCAATGTTTTGCTTGAGAGACAGGTTGATGCAATGCAGATGTATCCAACTGGATCAATTCCCATGTCTAATGGATCTCAGATTCGACAAA TCCCACAGAACTCAACATGTCAAACAACAGATCATGCTGGACCTAATGTGAAGCCTGAGAATGTGCACCAGACTGTTAATGCCAATTTATCTCATGTATGTACTAACGGTGCGTCCTCGCTCCAACCATGTATGCAAACTGCTACTGATGTGTCTGCTCATGCAAGAAGAATTGATGCATCctcaaacatgatattggctcagAGCTCAAATTTGGGAATGCTGCAAGGGGTGAGAGGGGAGATGATCAAATCAGAAGCTGGTTATTCAGGCAATTTACCATTCCTGTATGGTACTGAGACAAATATCCTCGAAGCTCATCCTGGAATTACAGATCCATCTGTTTCATCTTTCAGCAGTGTAGAATCAAATTCACAACCAGTAAATGAGACTGTATTAGATGCTGATACATCTTCATTTGGTTTCTTGGGGCAGATTCCTCGAAACTTTAGTTTGTCGGACTTAACAGCTGACTTTTCCAACAGTTCTG atattttggaGAGCTATTCTGGATCAGCCTACCTGGCAACGGATGTTAACAATTTCCTGGATCCACAAGGTCGGAGAGAATATCATG GTACAATTGCTCCTGGAGTAAAAAGGTTTTGTAAATAG
- the LOC107784323 gene encoding uncharacterized protein LOC107784323 isoform X1, which translates to MSEGEVKKVSRQDIQLVQNLIERCLQLYMNQEEVVKTLLHQAKIEPGFTELVWQKLEEENPEFFRAYHLRLMLKDQIERFNVLLERQVDAMQMYPTGSIPMSNGSQIRQIPQNSTCQTTDHAGPNVKPENVHQTVNANLSHVCTNGASSLQPCMQTATDVSAHARRIDASSNMILAQSSNLGMLQGVRGEMIKSEAGYSGNLPFLYGTETNILEAHPGITDPSVSSFSSVESNSQPVNETVLDADTSSFGFLGQIPRNFSLSDLTADFSNSSDILESYSGSAYLATDVNNFLDPQGRREYHADIKRLDAISEGLSFEDFASD; encoded by the exons GTGCAAAATCTGATAGAAAGATGTCTACAGCTTTATATGAACCAGGAGGAAGTTGTCAAAACCCTCTTACATCAAGCAAAGATTGAGCCTGGTTTCACGGAGCTTG TGTGGCAGAAGCTTGAAGAAGAAAACCCGGAATTTTTCCGGGCATATCATTTAAGGTTGATGTTGAAGGATCAAATAGAGAGATTCAATGTTTTGCTTGAGAGACAGGTTGATGCAATGCAGATGTATCCAACTGGATCAATTCCCATGTCTAATGGATCTCAGATTCGACAAA TCCCACAGAACTCAACATGTCAAACAACAGATCATGCTGGACCTAATGTGAAGCCTGAGAATGTGCACCAGACTGTTAATGCCAATTTATCTCATGTATGTACTAACGGTGCGTCCTCGCTCCAACCATGTATGCAAACTGCTACTGATGTGTCTGCTCATGCAAGAAGAATTGATGCATCctcaaacatgatattggctcagAGCTCAAATTTGGGAATGCTGCAAGGGGTGAGAGGGGAGATGATCAAATCAGAAGCTGGTTATTCAGGCAATTTACCATTCCTGTATGGTACTGAGACAAATATCCTCGAAGCTCATCCTGGAATTACAGATCCATCTGTTTCATCTTTCAGCAGTGTAGAATCAAATTCACAACCAGTAAATGAGACTGTATTAGATGCTGATACATCTTCATTTGGTTTCTTGGGGCAGATTCCTCGAAACTTTAGTTTGTCGGACTTAACAGCTGACTTTTCCAACAGTTCTG atattttggaGAGCTATTCTGGATCAGCCTACCTGGCAACGGATGTTAACAATTTCCTGGATCCACAAGGTCGGAGAGAATATCATG CAGACATTAAAAGGTTGGATGCTATATCTGAAGGCTTGAGCTTCGAAGATTTTGCCAGTGATTGA
- the LOC107784323 gene encoding uncharacterized protein LOC107784323 isoform X3, with product MSEGEVKKVSRQDIQLVQNLIERCLQLYMNQEEVVKTLLHQAKIEPGFTELVWQKLEEENPEFFRAYHLRLMLKDQIERFNVLLERQVDAMQMYPTGSIPMSNGSQIRQIPQNSTCQTTDHAGPNVKPENVHQTVNANLSHVCTNGASSLQPCMQTATDVSAHARRIDASSNMILAQSSNLGMLQGVRGEMIKSEAGYSGNLPFLYGTETNILEAHPGITDPSVSSFSSVESNSQPVNETVLDADTSSFGFLGQIPRNFSLSDLTADFSNSSDILESYSGSAYLATDVNNFLDPQDIKRLDAISEGLSFEDFASD from the exons GTGCAAAATCTGATAGAAAGATGTCTACAGCTTTATATGAACCAGGAGGAAGTTGTCAAAACCCTCTTACATCAAGCAAAGATTGAGCCTGGTTTCACGGAGCTTG TGTGGCAGAAGCTTGAAGAAGAAAACCCGGAATTTTTCCGGGCATATCATTTAAGGTTGATGTTGAAGGATCAAATAGAGAGATTCAATGTTTTGCTTGAGAGACAGGTTGATGCAATGCAGATGTATCCAACTGGATCAATTCCCATGTCTAATGGATCTCAGATTCGACAAA TCCCACAGAACTCAACATGTCAAACAACAGATCATGCTGGACCTAATGTGAAGCCTGAGAATGTGCACCAGACTGTTAATGCCAATTTATCTCATGTATGTACTAACGGTGCGTCCTCGCTCCAACCATGTATGCAAACTGCTACTGATGTGTCTGCTCATGCAAGAAGAATTGATGCATCctcaaacatgatattggctcagAGCTCAAATTTGGGAATGCTGCAAGGGGTGAGAGGGGAGATGATCAAATCAGAAGCTGGTTATTCAGGCAATTTACCATTCCTGTATGGTACTGAGACAAATATCCTCGAAGCTCATCCTGGAATTACAGATCCATCTGTTTCATCTTTCAGCAGTGTAGAATCAAATTCACAACCAGTAAATGAGACTGTATTAGATGCTGATACATCTTCATTTGGTTTCTTGGGGCAGATTCCTCGAAACTTTAGTTTGTCGGACTTAACAGCTGACTTTTCCAACAGTTCTG atattttggaGAGCTATTCTGGATCAGCCTACCTGGCAACGGATGTTAACAATTTCCTGGATCCACAAG ACATTAAAAGGTTGGATGCTATATCTGAAGGCTTGAGCTTCGAAGATTTTGCCAGTGATTGA
- the LOC107784323 gene encoding uncharacterized protein LOC107784323 isoform X2, with translation MSEGEVKKVSRQDIQLVQNLIERCLQLYMNQEEVVKTLLHQAKIEPGFTELVWQKLEEENPEFFRAYHLRLMLKDQIERFNVLLERQVDAMQMYPTGSIPMSNGSQIRQIPQNSTCQTTDHAGPNVKPENVHQTVNANLSHVCTNGASSLQPCMQTATDVSAHARRIDASSNMILAQSSNLGMLQGVRGEMIKSEAGYSGNLPFLYGTETNILEAHPGITDPSVSSFSSVESNSQPVNETVLDADTSSFGFLGQIPRNFSLSDLTADFSNSSDILESYSGSAYLATDVNNFLDPQGRREYHDIKRLDAISEGLSFEDFASD, from the exons GTGCAAAATCTGATAGAAAGATGTCTACAGCTTTATATGAACCAGGAGGAAGTTGTCAAAACCCTCTTACATCAAGCAAAGATTGAGCCTGGTTTCACGGAGCTTG TGTGGCAGAAGCTTGAAGAAGAAAACCCGGAATTTTTCCGGGCATATCATTTAAGGTTGATGTTGAAGGATCAAATAGAGAGATTCAATGTTTTGCTTGAGAGACAGGTTGATGCAATGCAGATGTATCCAACTGGATCAATTCCCATGTCTAATGGATCTCAGATTCGACAAA TCCCACAGAACTCAACATGTCAAACAACAGATCATGCTGGACCTAATGTGAAGCCTGAGAATGTGCACCAGACTGTTAATGCCAATTTATCTCATGTATGTACTAACGGTGCGTCCTCGCTCCAACCATGTATGCAAACTGCTACTGATGTGTCTGCTCATGCAAGAAGAATTGATGCATCctcaaacatgatattggctcagAGCTCAAATTTGGGAATGCTGCAAGGGGTGAGAGGGGAGATGATCAAATCAGAAGCTGGTTATTCAGGCAATTTACCATTCCTGTATGGTACTGAGACAAATATCCTCGAAGCTCATCCTGGAATTACAGATCCATCTGTTTCATCTTTCAGCAGTGTAGAATCAAATTCACAACCAGTAAATGAGACTGTATTAGATGCTGATACATCTTCATTTGGTTTCTTGGGGCAGATTCCTCGAAACTTTAGTTTGTCGGACTTAACAGCTGACTTTTCCAACAGTTCTG atattttggaGAGCTATTCTGGATCAGCCTACCTGGCAACGGATGTTAACAATTTCCTGGATCCACAAGGTCGGAGAGAATATCATG ACATTAAAAGGTTGGATGCTATATCTGAAGGCTTGAGCTTCGAAGATTTTGCCAGTGATTGA